In Magnetococcales bacterium, the genomic stretch CAGTTCCCACATGGGGCGACCGGAAGAGGCCTGTTCGCAGCGCAGACCCAAGAACCACTCCGCATCCACGCCGGCGCCCCGGATGAATTCGGCTTCGGGATGGGGGGTGTGCAGGTCGATGACGATTTCCGCGCTGCCGTCGTCGATCATGCCCAAGGCGGCGGCGTGGTCTTTGTGACGGGGCATTTGTCCCAGATGGGCACCCAGCAGGCGGCCCAGGTCGGTCCATTGATCGTTGTTCCATTCCAACCGGATCCCCATGCCCAGACGCCAGGCGATATGCTCCACCATGTGGCTGACGAAATCGTTGGGGGTGAGGATCTGTTTCTTGCGAATATCGCCGGTCTGGATGGAGATCTGCAGCGGGGTGAAGGCCGCATACACCTGACTGGCCATGCCGCAACCGGTCAGGGTATCGAAGGGGGTGCCGCCGGTGGTCACGGCCACGGTGTGGCATCCGGCGCGGAATCCCGCCTCCAGTCCCAACAGGGAGTCTTCCACCACCAGGCACCGGGCCGGTTCGACCCCCAGTTGTCGGGCCGCGTGGAGATAGCCATCCGGAGCCGGTTTTTTTTGGAAGCCCTCCAGGTCGTTGCCGATCACCAGATCCACCGCCTGATGGATGCCCGACCGTTCCAGAATGGCATGCACATCCCGGGTGGCATTGTTGGAGACCACCGCCATGCGCAGACCGTGCAGCCGGGCGGCCTGCAAAATTTCCGGGATGCCGGGCAGCAGTTCGAAAGCGGTTTCGGTGCGGGCGGTTTCGTAGTATTCCAGGATCTCTTCACGGATTGCCGGAGGGCATATCAGTCCGTGCAGTTCTTCCAGATGCTCGAAGATCTTCTGCCAGAAAGCCGGGGGGTGCAGGGCGAAAATGGAACGGATGAACGCTTCGCTCAGGTGGATGCCGGTGCCGAAATGGGTTGCCAGCAGTTGATTGCAGATGCGGATGTCCAGGCCCAACGAGTCGATGAGGACACCATCCATGTCCCAGAGAATGGCCTCACACTCTGTCGGCAGCAGCAGACGTTGCGCGAGGAGTCGTTTGGATGGGGCGAGGGGCATGGTCATGGGGCATTCCGATGGGGTGTGAATGGATACGGTTCGGATGGTTTTGATGTGATCAAGAATCATAAAATATTGTGTTGGAGAGGCAAGGTCAAAAACAAAACCCCAGGGGGAATCCTCCAGACCCTCTCTTTTTTTTCAATTGTGATGAAATGAGAGATCAATCACAGATTGAATTCTTGATGATCATGATTTCATCCATGCCCGCCAGCAGCGCATCCACCACGTCGGGGTCAAAATGGGCCCCCCGTTCCCGGGTGATCAGATCCACGGCATCCTGGACGGACCAGGGTTTTTTGTAGGGACGCCAGGAGGTCAGGGCGTCGAACACATCGGCGGCGGCGCAGATGCGGCTTTCGATGGGGATTTGTTCTCCGGCCAAACCGCTGGGATAGCCTGTGCCATTCCATTTTTCGTGGTGGGTCAGGGCGATCTTGTGGGCGGTGACCAGGGGTTCATCCCGATAGCCGGAAAGAATGTTGCCGCCGATGGTGGCATGGGTTTTGATGATATCGAACTCATGGGGTTCCAGGCGGCTCGGCTTGAGGAGAATATTGTCCGGGATGCCGATTTTGCCCACATCGTGCATGGGGGTGGCATGCATGATCAGATCGCAATGGGACTCGGACAACCCCAGTCGACGGGCGATGTGGGCGGAAAATTGTCCGATGCGAATCACGTGTTGTCCGGTTTCGTTATCCCGGTATTCGGCGGCGCGACCCAGGCAACGGATCACTTCCAGTCGGGTTTCGTGCAGTTGACGGGTGCGTTCTTTGATTTTTTCTTCCATGCGTTTGTACAGCAGGCGTACCGTCAGCATGTTGCGGATGCGGGAGATCACTTCGGAGGGGTTGAACGGCTTGTTGAGAAAATCCTGGGCGCCATGGGCCAACGCTTCCAGACGGATGGTCTCTTCGGTATTGGCGGTGATCACCAGAATGGGCAGATAGGGATCACGGCCAATTCGTTCCAGCACCCGCATGACCTCGATGCCGGTCAAAAAGGGCATTTCCAGATCCAACAACATCAGGTCGAACCGTTGCTGGATCCACAGTTCTTCCACCTGACGGGGATCGTCCAGGGTGACCACATTGGCGAAGCCGTGTTGCTTCAACAGGCTTTTGAGTACGATCAGGTTGAGTTTTTGGTCGTCCACAATGAGGATGTGGGCTT encodes the following:
- a CDS encoding response regulator, encoding MSITIDSSLDAERHQAHILIVDDQKLNLIVLKSLLKQHGFANVVTLDDPRQVEELWIQQRFDLMLLDLEMPFLTGIEVMRVLERIGRDPYLPILVITANTEETIRLEALAHGAQDFLNKPFNPSEVISRIRNMLTVRLLYKRMEEKIKERTRQLHETRLEVIRCLGRAAEYRDNETGQHVIRIGQFSAHIARRLGLSESHCDLIMHATPMHDVGKIGIPDNILLKPSRLEPHEFDIIKTHATIGGNILSGYRDEPLVTAHKIALTHHEKWNGTGYPSGLAGEQIPIESRICAAADVFDALTSWRPYKKPWSVQDAVDLITRERGAHFDPDVVDALLAGMDEIMIIKNSICD
- a CDS encoding HAD-IA family hydrolase, which gives rise to MTMPLAPSKRLLAQRLLLPTECEAILWDMDGVLIDSLGLDIRICNQLLATHFGTGIHLSEAFIRSIFALHPPAFWQKIFEHLEELHGLICPPAIREEILEYYETARTETAFELLPGIPEILQAARLHGLRMAVVSNNATRDVHAILERSGIHQAVDLVIGNDLEGFQKKPAPDGYLHAARQLGVEPARCLVVEDSLLGLEAGFRAGCHTVAVTTGGTPFDTLTGCGMASQVYAAFTPLQISIQTGDIRKKQILTPNDFVSHMVEHIAWRLGMGIRLEWNNDQWTDLGRLLGAHLGQMPRHKDHAAALGMIDDGSAEIVIDLHTPHPEAEFIRGAGVDAEWFLGLRCEQASSGRPMWELMTGLAQGLKARIGVRLCSAEDPHHAWEGIFRTLGITLNRMLHPLPPPLPHAESRATPSTREARFTIEETDLTRCKAVRITAESALTVIVDFSRASDHAFVFDVADSIAVGSLPDLLTRLADQAGFSLRVECHALALSSSHVVLEDTGLVLGRVLLEILKARMVETGVNGAGSSVQNPEDLNAPVRVGVSVEGRKFLCLVPLNDSRDALRQRFLVGQDVLHGIRSEDLDDFLDGLVGGLTASVVVHFQSIPEPESGWTQIFHHLGTALRETFAINPQRKGMPPGVKATLL